GGTGCAGGCCGTGGGCGCGCAAGCTGCGCGCCACGGCGCTGGCGGACAGGGGCAGCAGCTCGCCGGTGGCGGGGTCGAGCCGCTGGGCGCGCAGCTCGCCATTGGCGCGCAGGATTTCCAGCGCCTCGCCGATGGACATCAGGCGCTTGCCGGTTTTGCGGTGGCTCAGCTGCAAGAAGGCGCTGAGGGTGAGCGCTTCTTCACGGGTGAGCGCGCTGCGGCCGGCGTCGGCACGCTGCTTGCGCTGCGGGGCCACGCGCACCTCGGCCAGCCAGCGGTGCAGCGTGGGCAGGCTGCACGCGAGCTGGGCGCAGGCGCTGGCGTAGACGGCGCCCTTGCCGCCGGGCGGCGCGGCGGCGGCGCGCTGGCTGACTTCAACCAGCGCGGGCACGAGGGCGGGGTTCAGGGCCATGTCGGGCGGCGTGGGGCGCTGCGGCGTTGGGACGGCGGGCGGCAAGCCGGGGTTTACTGCCCGCCCCATTGCGCCACCTCGGCCATGAGCTGCTGATCGGCAGCGTTGCTCACGTCCGGCAGGTTGAACTCCTCGCGCAGCGTGGCCAGTTCGGCCGCCAGCTGGCCCACCAGGCCGGCCATGAAGACTTCGTGGGCGCGCAGCTTGCCGCTCTTGATGCCGTCGTCGCGCAGGGTTTGCAGCGCGGCGCGCAAGTTGCCGCGCACGCAGCCCAGCGCGTCCGCGAGGATGGCGGCGGCTTCTCTTTGCATTTGCGCCAGCAGCTCGTCGCCTTCGAGCAGCGCGATGCGGCCTTTCTCGCGCTCGAGCTGGTCGATGCGTTTGTTCTTGCCCTCCAGCAGGCGCTGGTCGGCCTCGCGCTCGGCGCGCACCTCGCGCACGGCGGCGCGCAGCTCTTTGACGGACATGCGGGCGACGTCGTCCAGGGCGAGTTCGCCGGTCTGACCGAGCTCGGCCAGCTCCAGGGTCTGGTCATCGTCAAGGGGCAGCAGCTCGACCAGTTTGGACATGCCGATGGCATCCAAATGCCGCGACGTCGCGGTATTTGCGAACCTGCGGGTGACGGCCATGTAGCGCTGAGCCGCGTCCACGCCGAGCCCCAGCCGCTCCAGGGCAGGCAGGAATTTGCCGTGCGCGCAAGCCTCTTTCAGCAGCAGCAAGTAGCCGCCGAGCTCGAAGATGCCCGCGCCGATGCGCCGGATGGCGTCGCGCGCGCTGTTCTCGAGCACATCAGGGTCGGTACTGCCCTGGTAGTTGAGCTGGCGTGCCAGGGCGCTGACGGCCTGATCGGCGGCGACGAGGGCGCGCTGCTCGCTGTCGATGGCGGCCGCGGCTGCGGGCAGGATGACGGGTTGTCTGGCGGGGGCGGCGGGTTTGAGGGAGGTTTTGGACATGGCGGGGTTGCTTTGGTGGTGGTGGATCGGATTCATTCGCCGGTGAGGGCGCGGCGGCGGTCTTCGTGGCGGCGCATCAGCGCGTCGAAGTCGGCGGTGACGCGAAACGCCAGGCGGGTGAAGGCGGGCTGGGGAAAGAAGCGGCCGGTCTCTTCATCCTTCCTCGCCCAGCCCTTGGCAGTGAGCTGCGCCATGGCGCGGGTGATGTTGGGCGCGCTGGTCTGCGCGGCAGCGGCCAGCTCGGCGTTGCTGGCGCCGCGCGCTGCAAAGCCGCACAGG
The DNA window shown above is from Comamonas sp. NLF-1-9 and carries:
- a CDS encoding helix-turn-helix domain-containing protein produces the protein MSRDERNLTLRTLDVLEALCGFAARGASNAELAAAAQTSAPNITRAMAQLTAKGWARKDEETGRFFPQPAFTRLAFRVTADFDALMRRHEDRRRALTGE